A single uncultured Acetobacterium sp. DNA region contains:
- a CDS encoding PEP/pyruvate-binding domain-containing protein — protein sequence MANVFSSKALEANLNETRETNIEIPEIQQWFGELSKDYWGIHKRTQEFLMELNHKYRNNRYVIESLQTICLGDIWLYHSLKDSEKAFTVLVEIIQSVLQTKLKDSQRALLSQVLIRFMDRLANLENVPKTIIFQCIEVLKKDMAQHELLYVKNSGVFKIYLNKVVEYPEFAATLEEITADLLDHCIDYWDRTSQADTWFDSRQKLFPQLKQADIQEIGHAFFENLRDQRKQATEWSGLQQQLFFNDIANYFRGFSEKFPTHLETIYYLYYLLHLPGMETLNDHLIYDINRNLRNIFDELDSEDITDFLNTIMTEFQDLNTEHSGTVLDCLLTLGKEIIAKGDLANIDYFIKALINLGFNYPGKLSLNTDWQILIDSNHVKNIRVWLELIEADPKAMRELLAALIVNLKLGGIFISDTDLFQRDITKLLNGEITPVYREIKQLARIFPVYFREIGAEGELRDVTTTIDEASRRKDRLIHFMRKQIHIESNNTHIDLTRKIINYWYDGDKGPLKDVIPHEIFADLNTASEWFIRPHQTIKILCDELESNPEELMTLDIEVIRDALLRLQAESNLDAKRVVAIFRVYFLLLEKYSFEFEDVLAMLSGYSFHITGNLTELKKSLKDNQKETSIRQIYELMNHLKEIILDPNQSEATENIYYKRHIAADIPSMYGQYAEAKFDALGLMYRLERTATKLMTQVTQPFNSEYITAKTFRQIYHVLVLFKDGLELDGIYNQGFNSHVDMLKFGLASPSFSIHQYINIFQFMANDIKQIISEYFFDLFERPMKAIIPQVLVAKEVRMEGDSRKFYHIESEKFLRDNLATAFLVQDLDNFITDTISGLRSMMKNYSSAFIESMMTYDPDITFSLLTESTPEIDNPVFLGAKAYFLKKLLTYGFHVPPGFVITTEVFRHKETIEGHPDMMHDMDLLIASHIAIVERLTGQAFGKADNPLFFSIRSGSSISLPGAMKTFLNVGINDEIAEAYSQQDGFGWTAWDCYRRFLQSWGMAYGIDRDIFDQVMREYKEQWDVDLKIHFTPDQMKQIAYSYKMVLTDFCIEIESDPFQQLKQAIRSVLDSWFSESAVYYRDHLQIADDWGTAVVVQKMVLGNRSARSGTGVVFTSSPFNGCSGINLYGDFALCSQGEDVVSGLVNTLPISETQRNRDYRDSSLSLESGFPKIYAALVNYARRLIEEYGFVHQEIEFTFESENAEDLYILQTRNQNLKKQTSFSTFLPTPNEMELVGHGIGMSSEVLSGLLAFDMADMEALKKACPDAKIILVRPDTVPDDIPLIFVCDGLITAKGGVTSHAAVAAASVGKVCIVKCKGLEVNDFRKECTINGHFFKSGDPISIDGGLGNIYKGNYEIGTI from the coding sequence GGCGCTGCTCAGTCAGGTTCTGATCCGGTTTATGGATCGGTTGGCAAATCTTGAAAACGTTCCTAAAACAATTATTTTTCAGTGCATCGAGGTTCTCAAAAAGGATATGGCTCAGCATGAGCTTCTCTATGTAAAAAATTCAGGCGTATTTAAAATATATTTAAATAAGGTAGTGGAATATCCCGAATTTGCCGCAACGCTGGAAGAAATCACTGCCGATCTGCTCGATCATTGCATTGATTATTGGGATCGTACTTCACAGGCTGATACGTGGTTTGATTCCCGGCAAAAACTATTTCCCCAGCTGAAACAAGCAGACATTCAAGAAATCGGCCATGCTTTTTTTGAGAATCTCAGAGATCAGCGAAAACAGGCGACGGAGTGGAGTGGGCTTCAGCAGCAACTGTTTTTTAATGACATTGCCAACTATTTCCGCGGTTTTTCAGAAAAATTTCCGACCCATCTGGAAACCATCTATTATTTGTATTATCTGCTTCATTTGCCGGGCATGGAAACGTTGAACGATCACCTGATCTATGACATCAATCGGAATCTGCGCAATATTTTTGATGAATTGGATTCGGAAGATATCACGGATTTTCTCAACACCATTATGACTGAGTTTCAGGATCTCAATACCGAGCATAGTGGCACGGTGCTGGATTGTCTTCTCACCCTGGGTAAAGAGATCATTGCCAAAGGGGATCTGGCTAATATTGATTATTTCATCAAAGCGCTGATTAATCTGGGTTTTAACTATCCGGGAAAATTGAGTCTCAACACCGACTGGCAGATTCTCATTGATTCCAATCATGTTAAAAATATTCGGGTGTGGCTGGAACTGATTGAAGCAGACCCCAAAGCCATGCGGGAACTGCTGGCGGCGCTGATTGTGAACCTCAAACTGGGGGGGATCTTTATTTCCGACACCGATCTTTTCCAACGGGACATTACCAAGTTGCTCAATGGCGAAATCACTCCGGTGTATCGGGAAATCAAGCAATTGGCCCGGATCTTTCCGGTTTATTTTAGGGAAATCGGAGCCGAGGGCGAACTACGGGATGTGACCACCACCATTGACGAGGCATCCCGGCGAAAAGACCGGCTGATCCATTTTATGCGAAAGCAGATTCACATTGAAAGTAACAACACCCACATTGATCTGACTAGAAAGATTATCAACTACTGGTATGACGGAGACAAGGGACCGCTAAAAGATGTCATTCCCCATGAAATTTTTGCAGATTTGAACACAGCGAGTGAATGGTTTATCAGACCTCATCAAACCATCAAAATTCTTTGTGATGAACTTGAATCCAATCCCGAAGAATTGATGACCCTGGATATTGAAGTCATTAGAGACGCCTTGTTGCGACTTCAAGCTGAATCCAATCTGGATGCCAAACGAGTGGTGGCAATTTTCCGGGTTTATTTTCTGTTGCTGGAAAAGTATTCCTTTGAATTCGAGGATGTACTGGCGATGCTCAGCGGTTATAGTTTTCATATTACCGGTAACTTAACCGAGCTCAAGAAAAGCCTGAAAGATAACCAGAAAGAAACATCGATTCGACAAATTTATGAGCTAATGAACCATCTCAAGGAAATTATCTTAGATCCAAACCAGAGTGAAGCCACCGAAAACATTTATTACAAACGGCACATTGCCGCCGATATTCCGTCCATGTACGGGCAGTATGCGGAAGCAAAGTTTGATGCCTTGGGTCTGATGTATCGGCTGGAAAGAACTGCCACCAAGCTAATGACGCAGGTCACCCAGCCTTTTAATTCCGAATATATAACCGCCAAAACCTTTAGGCAGATTTACCATGTGCTGGTTTTGTTTAAGGATGGTTTGGAACTTGATGGTATCTATAATCAAGGCTTTAATTCCCATGTGGATATGCTTAAGTTCGGGCTGGCCTCACCCAGCTTTTCGATTCACCAGTACATTAATATTTTCCAGTTTATGGCCAATGATATTAAGCAGATTATCAGTGAATACTTTTTTGATCTTTTTGAGCGCCCGATGAAGGCCATTATTCCTCAGGTTCTGGTCGCAAAAGAAGTCAGGATGGAAGGGGATAGCCGAAAATTTTACCATATCGAATCGGAAAAATTTTTGCGGGACAATCTTGCGACGGCCTTTCTGGTTCAGGATCTGGACAACTTTATCACCGATACCATCAGTGGGCTGAGAAGTATGATGAAGAATTATTCCAGTGCCTTTATTGAAAGCATGATGACCTATGATCCAGATATTACCTTCAGTTTACTAACTGAAAGCACCCCGGAAATTGATAACCCGGTATTTTTGGGAGCCAAAGCCTATTTCTTAAAAAAATTGCTTACCTACGGTTTTCACGTTCCCCCGGGCTTTGTCATTACCACCGAAGTTTTTCGTCACAAGGAAACTATCGAAGGCCATCCGGACATGATGCACGATATGGATCTGCTGATTGCGAGCCACATTGCCATTGTAGAAAGACTGACCGGCCAAGCTTTTGGGAAAGCTGACAACCCGCTGTTTTTCTCGATTCGGTCCGGCTCATCCATTTCGCTCCCCGGGGCCATGAAAACATTTTTGAATGTCGGGATCAACGACGAAATTGCGGAAGCCTATAGTCAGCAAGATGGTTTTGGTTGGACCGCATGGGATTGCTACCGGCGTTTTCTCCAGAGTTGGGGAATGGCCTATGGAATTGACCGGGATATTTTTGATCAGGTAATGCGGGAATATAAGGAACAATGGGATGTGGATTTAAAAATCCATTTTACCCCGGACCAGATGAAACAAATTGCCTACAGTTATAAAATGGTATTGACTGACTTTTGTATCGAAATTGAAAGTGATCCATTTCAGCAATTAAAACAGGCGATCCGCTCGGTTTTGGACTCCTGGTTCTCTGAAAGCGCAGTTTATTACCGGGATCATTTGCAGATTGCCGATGATTGGGGAACAGCCGTGGTGGTTCAAAAGATGGTACTGGGCAACCGGTCCGCCCGATCAGGCACTGGCGTGGTCTTTACCAGCAGTCCCTTTAACGGTTGTTCGGGAATTAATTTATACGGCGATTTTGCCCTCTGCAGTCAGGGTGAGGATGTGGTTTCGGGTTTGGTTAATACCCTGCCGATTAGCGAAACCCAAAGAAATCGGGATTATCGGGACAGCAGTTTATCGCTGGAATCGGGCTTTCCGAAAATTTATGCTGCTCTCGTCAACTATGCGAGACGACTCATCGAGGAGTATGGATTTGTTCACCAGGAAATTGAATTTACCTTTGAATCAGAGAACGCCGAAGATTTATATATTCTCCAGACCCGAAACCAGAATCTGAAAAAACAGACTTCCTTTTCGACTTTTCTGCCAACTCCCAACGAGATGGAACTGGTGGGACATGGCATTGGCATGAGCAGCGAAGTGCTGTCAGGTCTGCTGGCCTTTGATATGGCCGATATGGAAGCCTTAAAAAAAGCTTGTCCAGATGCGAAAATCATCCTTGTTCGACCGGACACAGTACCGGATGATATTCCGTTAATTTTTGTTTGTGATGGGCTAATTACCGCCAAGGGCGGGGTCACCTCCCATGCCGCTGTGGCAGCCGCCAGCGTGGGTAAGGTGTGTATTGTAAAATGCAAGGGTCTGGAAGTCAACGACTTCAGGAAGGAATGCACCATTAATGGTCATTTTTTCAAATCCGGGGATCCCATTTCCATTGATGGCGGGTTGGGGAATATTTATAAAGGGAATTATGAGATTGGGACAATATAA
- a CDS encoding helix-turn-helix domain-containing protein, whose amino-acid sequence MDCIKVGTLLRALRKEKELTQKQVADQMHISDKTISKWERGLGCPDVSLLGELSELFKVNIEKILLGDLESNDMETGNLKKMKFYVCPNCGNVISTTGDAELSCCGRKLTALVAKPADEKHAATVEDADGEYYITFDHDMIKTHFLSFVAYVTSDRSLFIKLYPEQNASVHLPKIVGGNLMKKSSSRLYYYCSQHGLWVV is encoded by the coding sequence ATGGATTGCATTAAGGTGGGAACGCTGCTGCGGGCGCTACGAAAAGAAAAAGAACTGACCCAAAAACAGGTTGCCGATCAGATGCACATCAGTGATAAAACGATCTCCAAATGGGAGCGGGGTTTGGGGTGTCCGGATGTATCCCTGCTGGGTGAGCTTTCGGAACTATTTAAAGTGAATATTGAAAAAATACTATTAGGAGATCTGGAATCAAATGACATGGAAACGGGAAATCTGAAGAAGATGAAATTTTATGTTTGTCCAAACTGTGGAAACGTGATTAGCACGACTGGCGATGCGGAACTTTCTTGTTGTGGACGCAAACTGACAGCATTAGTGGCCAAACCGGCAGATGAAAAACATGCGGCCACGGTAGAAGATGCCGATGGGGAATACTACATCACCTTTGATCATGACATGATCAAAACCCATTTTCTTTCCTTTGTGGCCTATGTAACAAGTGATAGAAGCTTGTTCATCAAGCTCTATCCGGAGCAAAATGCGTCAGTCCATCTGCCTAAAATAGTTGGTGGAAACTTGATGAAAAAGAGCAGCAGTCGTCTGTATTATTATTGTAGCCAGCATGGATTATGGGTAGTGTAA
- a CDS encoding DUF2087 domain-containing protein, which produces MEKCNINQFLDDSGRIAQLSENSQKRRALLAYLAEKFELDCNYNEREVNEICSKWHTFGDYFLLRRELVDYGLLRREQDGSRYWKTKTDIELVETRS; this is translated from the coding sequence ATGGAGAAATGTAATATCAATCAATTTCTAGATGATTCTGGGAGAATCGCACAATTATCAGAAAATAGCCAGAAGCGTCGGGCGTTACTGGCGTATCTGGCCGAAAAGTTCGAGCTTGATTGCAATTATAACGAACGTGAGGTCAATGAAATCTGTAGTAAATGGCATACCTTTGGGGATTATTTTTTATTGAGACGGGAACTGGTTGATTATGGTTTATTGCGTCGTGAGCAAGATGGATCCCGCTACTGGAAAACAAAAACGGACATAGAGTTAGTTGAGACAAGGAGTTAA
- a CDS encoding chloramphenicol acetyltransferase, translated as MNTQFHPIDFESWDRRPYFYYFTEMLPTGFNLNVEIDITEAYHQIKEAGKKFFPAYLYLAAKLITEQSEFRVAKTADKLGYYEVLHPSYACFHEDDKTMSSMWTEYTPDFESFYQNYMNDQKQYSGNHGILAKPELPPPNSFMVGMLPWTQFSSYSPIPYGKADYYFPVMQAGRFFEKNGRKMMPFSITVHHAVADGYHMGLFLEKFQESMNHPEQWIRL; from the coding sequence ATGAATACACAATTTCATCCCATTGACTTTGAAAGCTGGGATCGAAGACCATACTTTTATTATTTTACCGAAATGCTGCCCACCGGGTTTAACCTCAATGTGGAGATCGATATTACCGAGGCATATCATCAGATTAAAGAAGCGGGCAAAAAGTTCTTTCCTGCCTATCTCTATCTGGCAGCAAAATTGATAACCGAGCAGTCGGAATTTAGAGTAGCAAAAACAGCTGATAAGTTGGGTTATTATGAGGTCTTACATCCCTCCTACGCCTGTTTTCACGAGGATGACAAAACCATGTCAAGTATGTGGACGGAATATACTCCGGATTTTGAAAGCTTTTATCAGAACTACATGAATGATCAGAAACAATATTCCGGGAACCACGGGATTCTGGCAAAGCCGGAGCTACCGCCTCCCAACAGCTTTATGGTTGGGATGCTACCGTGGACACAGTTTAGCAGTTACTCACCGATACCTTATGGTAAAGCTGATTATTATTTTCCCGTTATGCAGGCGGGCAGGTTTTTTGAAAAAAACGGCAGAAAAATGATGCCTTTTTCGATCACCGTTCACCACGCCGTTGCTGATGGCTATCATATGGGCTTATTCCTGGAAAAATTTCAGGAGAGTATGAATCATCCCGAGCAATGGATCAGGTTATGA
- a CDS encoding ABC transporter ATP-binding protein has translation MGTHVLCLEHIKKDFGKTKVLSNVNFIIEKGAVYGLVGQNGAGKTTLLRLITGLMKPTDGRISLHTETSYIGYMPQSCRFDDGQTVAGTVSFFSALRKTEAVEGFRLCDKIGLDTAKKVKHLSPGQQKKLQMVIAMIGDPDLYILDEPTAGLDPSATYEMGKFIKEIHDRGKSIVISSHILQDMDPVCTNITIMENGKLIYNQELESCYIVKTSPIEDEVFRSLTAQYVLNASEDRMTIHVKTDKNGIAELIKILTFHSVDVFEVALSKVKNVIREQLHLGEEAVS, from the coding sequence TTGGGCACACATGTTTTATGTTTAGAACATATTAAAAAGGATTTTGGAAAAACAAAAGTTCTCAGCAATGTCAATTTTATCATTGAAAAAGGTGCCGTATACGGCTTGGTTGGTCAAAACGGCGCAGGGAAAACAACGCTACTTCGGTTGATTACAGGGTTAATGAAACCGACGGATGGTCGTATTTCACTTCACACCGAAACGTCATATATTGGTTACATGCCACAAAGCTGTCGATTTGATGATGGGCAAACCGTTGCAGGTACGGTTTCGTTTTTTTCGGCACTTAGAAAAACTGAAGCCGTCGAAGGATTTCGGCTCTGCGACAAGATTGGCTTGGATACGGCCAAAAAGGTCAAGCATCTTTCACCGGGGCAACAGAAAAAATTGCAAATGGTGATTGCTATGATTGGGGATCCCGACTTATACATTTTAGATGAGCCAACGGCAGGGCTAGACCCAAGTGCCACCTATGAAATGGGTAAGTTCATCAAAGAAATTCATGACCGCGGCAAGAGCATCGTTATTTCTTCACATATTCTGCAGGATATGGATCCGGTTTGTACCAATATCACCATTATGGAAAACGGAAAGCTGATCTATAATCAGGAACTGGAAAGTTGTTATATTGTGAAGACTAGTCCCATTGAAGACGAGGTGTTTCGAAGTTTGACAGCTCAGTATGTGTTGAATGCGAGTGAAGATCGGATGACGATCCATGTAAAAACGGATAAAAACGGGATAGCAGAATTGATTAAAATACTCACCTTCCATTCCGTTGATGTATTTGAAGTAGCGCTTTCCAAAGTCAAAAATGTCATACGGGAACAGCTGCATCTGGGAGAAGAGGCGGTATCGTGA